Proteins encoded within one genomic window of Oncorhynchus tshawytscha isolate Ot180627B linkage group LG02, Otsh_v2.0, whole genome shotgun sequence:
- the LOC112265040 gene encoding beta-2-glycoprotein 1 isoform X2, translating into MAPSLSLLLICLLALYTPVASKKECGRPSLGDGMDLEGLQRVYSPGDVVVLSCKRGYTPTSGSRTIICTASGHWTKSRLKCSTKSCSFPEALDNGDMEFEDIVYQSTINYTCHEGYILQGASTIECLHDGQWSDPPPKCTPVTCGLPPIPKYGKIVYDMVTCSAPTDINNGYMNIHDKREYGFKETVRYGCNIDHVLDGPVEIECLQTGDWSIKPACRVPCKVDIKRGRILYNGRTFWIKDFEPNKISHGEVLSVYCMNKEKKCGYAVSTQCIDGKLKIPECFEEPSDKFDDDSLPSEIAQC; encoded by the exons ATGGCCCCAAGTCTGTCTTTGCTGCTGATCTGTCTGCTTGCCTTGTATACACCAGTGGCATCCAAGAAAG AATGTGGCCGCCCATCCCTGGGTGACGGTATGGACCTGGAGGGGCTCCAGAGGGTGTACTCCCCCGGAGACGTGGTGGTGCTGTCGTGTAAACGAGGATATACACCCACCTCAGGCTCTCGCACAATCATCTGCACTGCTAGTGGACACTGGACCAAGTCTAGACTCAAGTGCTCAA CAAAGAGTTGCTCCTTCCCAGAAGCGTTGGACAACGGAGACATGGAGTTTGAGGACATTGTCTACCAGAGTACCATCAACTACACCTGCCACGAGGG GTACATCCTGCAAGGAGCCAGTACCATTGAGTGCTTGCATGACGGACAATGGAGTGATCCACCACCGAAGTGCACAC cgGTGACGTGTGGTCTTCCTCCAATACCTAAATATGGGAAAATAGTCTACGACA TGGTGACCTGTTCAGCTCCAACAGACATCAACAACGGCTACATGAATATTCATGATAAGAGGGAGTATGGCTTCAAGGAGACTGTCAGATATGGATGTAATATAGACCATGTCCTGGATGGGCCTGTGGAGATTGAATGTCTCCAAACAGGGGATTGGTCAATAAAGCCAGCTTGCAGGG TTCCCTGCAAGGTAGATATTAAAAGAGGACGCATCCTTTACAATGGAAGGACATTTTGGATAAAGGATTTCGAGCCCAATAAAATCTCACATGGGGAAGTCCTCTCGGTCTACTGTATGAACAAGGAAAAGAAGTGTGGCTATGCAGTGTCAACGCAGTGCATCGATGGAAAACTCAAGATCCCAGAATGCTTTGaag AACCAAGTGATAAATTCGACGATGATTCCCTGCCATCTGAGATAGCCCAGTGTTGA
- the LOC112265032 gene encoding beta-2-glycoprotein 1 — MNPTLALLLLCQLALYTSVTSKKVCGHPPVTDGIDTLGLKREYEIGKEVTLVCERGYTPGKAKTARITCLASGEWTKLDLVCSPKMCPLPKPMQKPGMIDVPFKSVLNYTCDDGYVMIGANESVCLHDGTLSAPPPMCKAVSCALPQAPKHGKIVYDNKKFTGNEIQYGQSWTYECLPPRAPIGNERGSCLASGNVTEPPVCKEVSCSIPPTIDHGIITFAVMREVGYKEKVKYQCQEHYVLDGSEEIQCQNTGNWSTLPVCRAPCKVNINRGRIFYNAKKIWIGDLKPNRVLHGESVVFYCLNKELKCGIPVASQCIDGTLNTPECFKEPGKMEYTLKPKSLPSEIATCPADLTK; from the exons ATGAACCCAACCCTGGCTTTGCTGCTGCTCTGCCAGCTTGCCTTGTATACGTCAGTGACATCCAAGAAAG TATGTGGCCACCCACCCGTGACTGATGGTATAGATACACTGGGACTAAAGCGTGAGTACGAGATTGGAAAAGAGGTGACCCTGGTGTGTGAGCGTGGATACACACCTGGGAAAGCCAAGACTGCCAGGATCACCTGCTTGGCCTCGGGAGAGTGGACCAAACTGGACCTTGTGTGTTCTC CAAAGATGTGTCCTCTCCCCAAGCCTATGCAAAAGCCAGGGATGATTGACGTGCCATTCAAGAGTGTGCTCAACTACACATGTGATGATGG GTACGTCATGATAGGAGCcaatgagagtgtgtgtttacACGACGGTACCCTCAGTGCACCACCACCAATGTGTAAAG CTGTGAGTTGTGCTCTGCCTCAAGCACCTAAGCATGGTAAAATTGTCTATGACAATAAGAAGTTCACTGGCAATGAAATCCAGTACGGACAGAGTTGGACGTATGAGTGTTTGCCGCCAAGAGCTCCCATTGGTAACGAGAGAGGATCGTGCTTGGCCAGTGGAAACGTGACTGAGCCACCGGTATGCAAGG AGGTGAGTTGCTCCATCCCACCAACGATAGACCACGGCATCATCACCTTTGCTGTGATGAGGGAGGTTGGCTACAAGGAGAAGGTCAAGTATCAGTGCCAGGAACACTACGTTCTGGACGGCTCTGAGGAAATACAGTGTCAGAATACAGGCAACTGGTCCACTTTGCCCGTTTGCAGAG CCCCCTGTAAAGTTAACATCAACAGAGGTCGCATCTTCTACAACGCCAAGAAGATCTGGATTGGGGATCTGAAACCCAATAGAGTCCTTCATGGGGAGTCTGTTGTGTTCTACTGTCTGAACAAGGAGCTGAAGTGTGGCATTCCAGTAGCAAGTCAGTGCATCGACGGCACACTCAATACCCCAGAATGTTTTAAAG AACCAGGCAAGATGGAGTACACCCTCAAGCCCAAATCACTTCCATCTGAGATTGCGACGTGTCCTGCCGACCTCACAAAATAA
- the LOC112265040 gene encoding beta-2-glycoprotein 1 isoform X1, translating into MAPSLSLLLICLLALYTPVASKKECGRPSLGDGMDLEGLQRVYSPGDVVVLSCKRGYTPTSGSRTIICTASGHWTKSRLKCSTKSCSFPEALDNGDMEFEDIVYQSTINYTCHEGYILQGASTIECLHDGQWSDPPPKCTPVTCGLPPIPKYGKIVYDSKFTGNMTVFGFGGTYECFPPLVLIGNERGSCSTNGDWTEPPECKLVTCSAPTDINNGYMNIHDKREYGFKETVRYGCNIDHVLDGPVEIECLQTGDWSIKPACRVPCKVDIKRGRILYNGRTFWIKDFEPNKISHGEVLSVYCMNKEKKCGYAVSTQCIDGKLKIPECFEEPSDKFDDDSLPSEIAQC; encoded by the exons ATGGCCCCAAGTCTGTCTTTGCTGCTGATCTGTCTGCTTGCCTTGTATACACCAGTGGCATCCAAGAAAG AATGTGGCCGCCCATCCCTGGGTGACGGTATGGACCTGGAGGGGCTCCAGAGGGTGTACTCCCCCGGAGACGTGGTGGTGCTGTCGTGTAAACGAGGATATACACCCACCTCAGGCTCTCGCACAATCATCTGCACTGCTAGTGGACACTGGACCAAGTCTAGACTCAAGTGCTCAA CAAAGAGTTGCTCCTTCCCAGAAGCGTTGGACAACGGAGACATGGAGTTTGAGGACATTGTCTACCAGAGTACCATCAACTACACCTGCCACGAGGG GTACATCCTGCAAGGAGCCAGTACCATTGAGTGCTTGCATGACGGACAATGGAGTGATCCACCACCGAAGTGCACAC cgGTGACGTGTGGTCTTCCTCCAATACCTAAATATGGGAAAATAGTCTACGACAGTAAGTTCACAGGCAACATGACGGTGTTTGGTTTTGGGGGGACCTACGAGTGTTTCCCTCCACTTGTCCTCATAGGCAATGAGAGGGGATCGTGCAGCACTAACGGAGACTGGACTGAGCCACCAGAATGTAAAT TGGTGACCTGTTCAGCTCCAACAGACATCAACAACGGCTACATGAATATTCATGATAAGAGGGAGTATGGCTTCAAGGAGACTGTCAGATATGGATGTAATATAGACCATGTCCTGGATGGGCCTGTGGAGATTGAATGTCTCCAAACAGGGGATTGGTCAATAAAGCCAGCTTGCAGGG TTCCCTGCAAGGTAGATATTAAAAGAGGACGCATCCTTTACAATGGAAGGACATTTTGGATAAAGGATTTCGAGCCCAATAAAATCTCACATGGGGAAGTCCTCTCGGTCTACTGTATGAACAAGGAAAAGAAGTGTGGCTATGCAGTGTCAACGCAGTGCATCGATGGAAAACTCAAGATCCCAGAATGCTTTGaag AACCAAGTGATAAATTCGACGATGATTCCCTGCCATCTGAGATAGCCCAGTGTTGA